A genomic window from Maridesulfovibrio sp. includes:
- the secG gene encoding preprotein translocase subunit SecG, translating into MQTLVITVHIIACVFLILFVLLQSGKEDMGVIFGGGSGSVFGSTGAGGVLVKITAFLAAVFLVTSLSYNYLSGNRIADDSVMLEGDTIITPKVEKPAVTFEEPVKAPAVEKSSAKDEKAPAKAEDATAKAEEPKETK; encoded by the coding sequence TTGCAAACGCTCGTAATTACTGTACACATTATCGCCTGCGTCTTTCTGATTCTCTTCGTTCTTTTACAGAGCGGCAAAGAAGACATGGGCGTGATTTTCGGCGGAGGAAGTGGTTCTGTTTTCGGTAGCACCGGAGCAGGCGGAGTTCTCGTAAAGATCACTGCATTTCTGGCAGCAGTCTTTCTCGTAACTTCTCTTTCATACAACTACCTCTCCGGTAACAGGATTGCTGATGACTCTGTCATGCTTGAAGGTGACACAATCATCACTCCCAAAGTAGAAAAGCCTGCTGTCACTTTCGAAGAGCCCGTTAAAGCTCCTGCTGTGGAAAAATCTTCTGCAAAAGATGAAAAAGCTCCTGCAAAAGCCGAAGACGCTACCGCAAAAGCTGAAGAACCGAAAGAGACTAAATAG
- the tpiA gene encoding triose-phosphate isomerase: MKKLMAANWKMYKTRAEAKATAEGLLEKINGKLPADREVVIAAPYTALETVGSVLEGNADCHLSAENLYPKAEGAFTGEISPAMLKDVGCVYSLAGHSERRAIMGETDELVGEKVAFGLENGLSMILCIGETIDERKAGEVQKVIDEQLEAGLKNVASDFAPETVVVAYEPVWAIGTGEVAGEDEIVEAHGFVREKLKKLFPEKASEIRILYGGSVKPANCAQIIALDNVDGVLVGGASLDAESFSQIALA; the protein is encoded by the coding sequence ATGAAAAAATTAATGGCAGCTAACTGGAAAATGTATAAGACCCGTGCAGAAGCAAAAGCAACCGCAGAAGGTCTTCTTGAAAAAATTAATGGTAAACTTCCTGCTGACCGTGAAGTTGTTATCGCCGCTCCTTATACTGCTCTGGAAACCGTGGGTTCTGTTCTGGAAGGCAATGCAGATTGTCATCTTTCCGCCGAAAACCTTTATCCGAAAGCGGAAGGTGCTTTTACTGGTGAAATTTCTCCCGCAATGCTTAAGGATGTCGGTTGTGTATACTCACTGGCTGGTCATTCCGAGCGCCGCGCAATCATGGGCGAAACAGATGAATTGGTAGGCGAAAAGGTAGCTTTCGGTCTTGAAAATGGACTTTCCATGATTCTTTGCATCGGCGAAACCATTGATGAAAGAAAAGCAGGGGAAGTGCAGAAGGTTATTGACGAACAGCTTGAAGCTGGTTTAAAGAATGTAGCTTCCGACTTCGCTCCCGAAACTGTAGTTGTTGCTTATGAGCCTGTCTGGGCCATCGGTACCGGGGAAGTGGCTGGCGAAGATGAAATCGTTGAAGCTCATGGTTTTGTTAGAGAAAAGTTAAAAAAACTTTTCCCTGAAAAAGCCAGTGAAATCCGCATCTTATACGGCGGAAGCGTAAAACCTGCCAATTGTGCGCAAATCATTGCTCTTGACAATGTTGATGGTGTACTGGTAGGAGGCGCGAGCTTGGACGCGGAAAGTTTCAGCCAGATAGCACTGGCTTAA
- a CDS encoding phosphoglycerate kinase, with protein sequence MRFIDQLDIAGKKLLMRVDFNVPLDGETITDDNRIKAAVPTFKYALEKGASVIVMAHLGKPKGKRVDSLSLAPAAKRLGEYLGMDVPLAPDCIGAEVEKMAAELKPGQVMMLENLRFHAEEQAKTPEERGDFGKQLAALADIYVNDAFGVAHRANASVVDVPYAAKECCAGFLLKLEWEYLGEALKNARKPYIAVSGGAKVSSKLGILNNLIGKVDDFIIGGAMANTFLLAQGKSVGKSLVEESLVDTAKEIMDKAASSGTTLHLPTDFVWGKDIETAQGVCDGDSVPDDGMLLDIGPESAKKFCDVIKRSKTIVWNGPMGLFEKEPFAKGSLQVCEAMANLDDATTIVGGGDTDAVVHQAKLEDKFTFISTGGGSFLEFLEGKELPAFKALKENS encoded by the coding sequence ATGCGCTTCATAGACCAACTTGACATTGCAGGTAAAAAACTGCTGATGAGAGTTGATTTCAACGTTCCTTTGGACGGAGAAACCATCACTGACGACAACCGCATCAAGGCCGCAGTCCCTACATTTAAATATGCTCTTGAAAAGGGTGCTTCGGTTATCGTCATGGCCCATCTTGGTAAACCTAAGGGCAAAAGGGTTGATTCACTGAGCCTTGCTCCAGCTGCCAAGCGCCTTGGCGAATACCTCGGCATGGATGTTCCCCTTGCTCCTGATTGTATCGGAGCCGAGGTTGAAAAAATGGCAGCCGAGCTGAAGCCCGGTCAGGTCATGATGCTTGAAAACCTGCGTTTTCATGCCGAAGAACAGGCCAAGACTCCCGAAGAGCGTGGTGATTTTGGTAAACAGCTCGCCGCCCTTGCTGATATTTATGTAAATGATGCTTTCGGTGTAGCCCACCGCGCCAATGCTTCAGTCGTTGATGTTCCTTACGCGGCAAAAGAATGCTGCGCCGGATTCCTGCTTAAATTGGAATGGGAATACCTTGGTGAAGCCCTTAAAAATGCTCGTAAGCCTTATATTGCAGTTTCCGGCGGAGCTAAAGTTTCTTCCAAACTCGGCATCCTCAATAATCTGATCGGAAAAGTCGATGACTTCATCATTGGCGGAGCAATGGCCAACACTTTTCTGCTGGCACAGGGCAAATCTGTCGGTAAATCCCTTGTAGAAGAAAGTCTCGTTGATACAGCCAAGGAAATCATGGACAAGGCTGCTTCATCGGGAACAACTCTTCATCTGCCCACCGATTTTGTATGGGGCAAAGACATTGAAACAGCGCAGGGTGTTTGCGACGGAGATTCTGTTCCCGATGACGGCATGCTGCTCGATATCGGTCCTGAGTCTGCTAAGAAATTTTGTGACGTTATCAAAAGATCTAAGACTATCGTCTGGAACGGTCCTATGGGCTTATTTGAGAAAGAGCCTTTCGCGAAAGGTTCACTACAGGTCTGCGAAGCAATGGCCAACCTCGATGATGCTACAACTATCGTAGGCGGCGGTGACACCGACGCCGTGGTACATCAGGCCAAACTTGAAGATAAATTCACCTTTATTTCTACTGGCGGCGGGTCATTCCTAGAATTTCTGGAAGGTAAAGAACTTCCCGCATTTAAAGCACTCAAGGAGAACAGCTAA
- the rimI gene encoding ribosomal protein S18-alanine N-acetyltransferase produces the protein MALLVNLLFPPAQVDNLFMKSAEVISGMQKIFELGLEHLTQLRALESLCFKYYWTEEQFRLGLEKKAFFVLGYKEQGMLVGYLAYSTVLDEMEVLNLGVHPQFRRKGIGRALMNFLIHECLEMDMSRGLLDVKESNAPAIGLYESLGFKQVGVRKNYYPDTREDALLYDLDFQSVTKTDLTTE, from the coding sequence TTGGCTTTGCTTGTGAACTTATTATTTCCACCTGCACAGGTAGATAACCTATTTATGAAAAGCGCGGAAGTCATCTCTGGTATGCAAAAAATTTTCGAACTTGGCTTGGAGCACCTGACGCAACTCAGAGCGCTTGAGTCGCTTTGCTTTAAATATTATTGGACTGAAGAACAGTTCCGGCTGGGTTTGGAGAAAAAAGCATTCTTTGTTCTAGGTTATAAAGAACAAGGCATGCTTGTGGGATATCTTGCATATTCTACAGTACTGGATGAAATGGAAGTTCTCAATTTAGGGGTACACCCCCAGTTCAGGAGAAAGGGAATTGGCAGGGCACTTATGAACTTTCTTATTCATGAGTGTCTGGAGATGGATATGAGTAGAGGGCTGCTGGATGTTAAGGAATCCAATGCTCCCGCCATCGGACTTTACGAAAGTCTGGGCTTTAAACAGGTGGGGGTCAGGAAAAATTATTATCCGGATACAAGGGAAGACGCCCTCCTGTATGACTTGGATTTTCAGTCAGTAACCAAAACCGATTTAACCACGGAGTGA
- a CDS encoding NUDIX domain-containing protein, protein MKEGQCSKTKRICLKVKKKFIQVEVVDQNNRPLTTMDVNEVHRQSLLHRAVIILVYDIEGKLFLQKRTPRKKLYAGRWDVSASGHVLTGESKEEAAQRKLEQELGIRSSNLKLISEIEASSETGYEFISLYILEKSGHIMTINKEDAVSGYFYTESELEWLIQEYRELLVPDLVFLHDRELLFKFK, encoded by the coding sequence TTGAAAGAAGGTCAGTGTTCAAAAACGAAAAGAATTTGTTTAAAAGTGAAAAAAAAGTTCATTCAAGTAGAAGTTGTCGATCAAAACAACCGTCCTTTAACAACTATGGACGTAAATGAAGTCCATCGTCAGTCCTTACTTCACCGTGCGGTGATTATACTTGTCTATGACATTGAAGGAAAACTTTTTCTTCAAAAAAGAACTCCCCGCAAAAAACTTTATGCCGGTCGCTGGGATGTTTCAGCCAGCGGACATGTGCTAACCGGTGAATCCAAAGAGGAGGCAGCTCAACGCAAGCTTGAACAGGAATTGGGCATACGCAGCTCCAACCTTAAGCTAATAAGCGAAATTGAGGCTTCTTCTGAAACGGGGTACGAATTTATAAGTCTTTATATTCTTGAAAAATCAGGACATATAATGACCATAAATAAAGAAGATGCAGTCTCTGGATACTTCTATACCGAAAGTGAGCTGGAGTGGCTGATTCAAGAATACCGCGAATTACTGGTTCCAGATTTGGTCTTCTTGCATGACCGGGAGCTGCTTTTCAAATTCAAATAA
- a CDS encoding inositol monophosphatase family protein: MKSLLKKATDIVIEAGAIIKEAYDKPKKIKHKGRIDLVTETDLAVEKFLKAKLSECLPGSSFLAEETSGDAELVDLTWIIDPVDGTTNFAHGLPMVATSVALWDKGQVVLGIVNLPILNEVFTAIRDGGAFKNGAPIHVSDCDSLEESLIATGFPYAIEDHVEFITETLSRVLVATQGVRRPGAAALDLAYLACGRYDGYYENSLKPWDMAAGYLLVEEAGGRVTEYGDSEFNLYSPAILATNSLLHEKLRGLIQSD, from the coding sequence ATGAAGAGTCTACTTAAGAAAGCCACTGATATTGTTATTGAAGCAGGTGCAATAATCAAAGAGGCCTACGACAAGCCCAAGAAAATTAAACACAAAGGCCGGATTGATCTGGTCACCGAAACGGATCTGGCTGTAGAGAAATTCCTTAAAGCTAAGCTTTCAGAATGTCTGCCCGGATCATCCTTTCTGGCAGAAGAGACTTCCGGGGATGCGGAGCTTGTTGATCTCACATGGATTATAGACCCAGTGGACGGAACAACGAACTTTGCACACGGTCTGCCTATGGTCGCGACATCCGTTGCTCTCTGGGACAAAGGACAGGTGGTGTTGGGGATCGTCAATCTTCCTATTCTTAATGAAGTGTTTACTGCTATTAGAGATGGCGGGGCGTTTAAAAACGGCGCCCCCATCCATGTCTCTGATTGTGATTCTCTTGAAGAATCGTTGATCGCCACCGGTTTTCCATACGCAATTGAAGATCATGTTGAATTTATCACAGAGACTTTAAGCAGAGTTCTGGTGGCGACACAGGGCGTTCGACGTCCCGGAGCTGCTGCTCTGGACCTCGCTTACCTTGCATGCGGGCGTTACGATGGGTACTACGAAAACTCATTGAAGCCATGGGATATGGCTGCCGGATATTTGCTGGTCGAGGAGGCCGGCGGCAGGGTGACTGAATATGGCGACAGTGAATTTAATCTGTATTCACCTGCAATCCTTGCCACGAACTCGCTCCTTCATGAAAAGCTGAGGGGACTGATTCAATCGGATTAA
- a CDS encoding rod shape-determining protein — protein sequence MLWAKLMSFLGKDLAMDLGTANTLLYTPKDGIILNEPSVVALDARDESVIAVGKEAKEYLGRTPDKIKAIRPMKDGVIADFEVTKKMIAFFIKKAIKGRNLVKPKIIICVPTGITQVEKRAVIESGQQAGAREVRLIEEPMAAAIGAGLNIHEPEGNMVVDIGGGTTEVAVITLSSVAHSQSVRVAGDEMNLAIMRYMQDEFKLLVGENTAERAKIQIGSALELPEPLTMTVSGRNLIDGKPKAIEINDAQIREAIADPVAAIVHSVRVALEHTQPELVADIAENGLLLAGGGALLKGLDELIHRESSLKVIIDNDPLTTVVRGTGLSLQKDKGFEKVYIN from the coding sequence ATGTTGTGGGCGAAGTTAATGAGTTTTTTAGGCAAGGACCTTGCCATGGATTTGGGTACGGCAAATACGCTCCTCTACACTCCTAAGGATGGAATTATCCTTAATGAGCCTTCTGTTGTAGCCCTCGATGCCCGAGATGAATCTGTGATTGCAGTGGGTAAGGAAGCCAAGGAATACCTCGGGCGTACTCCCGATAAGATTAAAGCGATCCGTCCTATGAAAGACGGGGTTATCGCAGATTTTGAAGTGACAAAAAAAATGATTGCTTTTTTTATCAAGAAAGCGATTAAAGGTCGTAATCTGGTCAAGCCTAAAATTATAATCTGTGTGCCCACCGGGATCACCCAGGTTGAAAAACGAGCTGTCATAGAATCCGGCCAGCAGGCAGGAGCGCGCGAAGTTCGACTGATCGAAGAACCAATGGCCGCCGCGATAGGTGCCGGATTGAATATCCATGAACCTGAAGGAAATATGGTTGTCGACATCGGCGGTGGGACCACTGAAGTTGCTGTTATAACTCTTTCATCTGTCGCGCACAGCCAGTCCGTTCGAGTTGCTGGTGATGAGATGAACCTTGCCATAATGCGGTATATGCAGGATGAATTTAAGTTGCTGGTTGGTGAGAATACAGCGGAGAGAGCCAAAATTCAGATCGGCTCCGCATTAGAATTACCTGAGCCTCTAACTATGACAGTTTCTGGAAGAAATTTAATTGACGGAAAGCCAAAGGCTATTGAAATAAACGATGCTCAGATCAGAGAAGCCATCGCCGATCCTGTTGCTGCCATCGTCCATTCTGTACGAGTGGCCCTTGAACACACCCAGCCTGAACTTGTCGCCGATATTGCCGAAAACGGTTTGTTGCTGGCAGGCGGCGGAGCTCTACTCAAAGGATTGGATGAGCTTATCCATCGCGAAAGTTCCCTGAAGGTCATCATTGATAATGACCCGCTGACTACTGTTGTTCGCGGGACAGGTTTGAGCCTCCAGAAAGACAAAGGTTTTGAGAAGGTTTATATCAATTAA
- a CDS encoding GAF domain-containing protein, protein MPRNEILINILSIVCNVFEAHSVVLYLPDGQHGYALSTYFSLGDDISPKGSPLPKKSLAGIVVGKNEPLFINNMDRKGATTLGYYENREDAKVKAFMGTPLEQSLGAICLDSKRTYSFSTKDLKILSQFGKMITSMLSCIRSVDADGRKNEYFMTLKLLHDLRKRQPKWNSFLDNLLNMTASTSGYSHSFLTVIDPRGTSFYVEGENKPVLQKGNSKSISYPLGSGLVGWVYKNNEPIFIEENNAGQAASSLLGASASTVDFMSIICLPLVFQRKTRGVLVLANEDPKRIDEDLKDFLFMVSEYLNQFLENLFLKSKLAEARTALQKVTPSKINPVLINDN, encoded by the coding sequence ATGCCTAGAAACGAAATTCTGATCAATATACTCAGCATCGTCTGCAATGTATTCGAGGCGCATAGCGTTGTCCTTTACCTACCGGACGGACAGCACGGCTATGCTCTTTCGACATATTTCAGTCTCGGGGACGATATTTCCCCCAAAGGCAGCCCTCTGCCTAAAAAGAGTCTTGCGGGGATCGTCGTTGGTAAAAATGAACCTTTGTTCATTAATAATATGGACCGCAAGGGCGCGACTACACTTGGATACTATGAAAACAGGGAAGACGCCAAGGTCAAGGCGTTTATGGGAACTCCGCTTGAACAGTCCCTTGGTGCTATCTGCTTAGACAGCAAGCGTACCTATTCTTTCAGCACCAAGGATTTAAAGATACTCTCACAGTTCGGCAAGATGATTACCTCCATGCTCTCCTGCATTCGCTCTGTTGATGCAGACGGCAGGAAGAATGAATATTTCATGACTCTCAAGCTATTGCATGATTTGCGGAAAAGGCAACCTAAATGGAATTCTTTTCTTGATAATCTCTTGAATATGACTGCTTCTACCAGCGGTTATTCTCATTCATTCCTGACGGTAATTGATCCGCGCGGGACATCTTTTTATGTTGAGGGTGAAAATAAACCGGTATTGCAGAAAGGGAATTCCAAATCTATTTCCTATCCTTTAGGAAGCGGACTTGTTGGATGGGTTTATAAAAATAATGAGCCGATATTCATCGAAGAAAATAATGCAGGACAAGCAGCATCCAGCCTTCTCGGGGCAAGCGCCTCGACGGTTGATTTTATGAGTATTATCTGTCTGCCTCTTGTTTTTCAGCGCAAGACACGGGGAGTTCTTGTGCTGGCTAATGAAGATCCAAAACGAATTGATGAAGACTTGAAGGATTTTCTATTTATGGTATCTGAATATCTGAATCAATTTCTTGAAAATCTCTTTCTGAAAAGTAAGCTTGCAGAAGCGAGAACTGCTTTGCAGAAAGTTACCCCATCCAAAATCAATCCGGTTTTGATCAACGACAACTAA
- a CDS encoding DUF6485 family protein, producing the protein MSLDSCAKIESNKIDCPCTYSGCKRAGACCECIKYHRAKDQLPACYFTSEQEKTYNRSIEYFIECRTK; encoded by the coding sequence ATGAGTTTAGATAGTTGTGCAAAAATAGAGAGTAATAAAATTGACTGTCCCTGTACCTATAGCGGTTGCAAACGGGCAGGTGCATGCTGTGAATGTATAAAATATCACCGCGCCAAAGATCAGCTTCCGGCCTGCTACTTTACATCTGAGCAGGAAAAAACTTATAACCGGAGCATCGAATATTTTATTGAGTGCAGGACCAAATAA